A section of the Pseudanabaena mucicola str. Chao 1806 genome encodes:
- a CDS encoding IS1 family transposase encodes MQCPKSKGEKVVKNGHRYGKQCYQRKQCKHQFVEFYSKRGYSEDVRQICLRMYCNGMGFIAIERCTGIGHNTVIGWVKKTGVKLPESEEIEEVPEVGELDELQTFVGSKENKVWVWTAVNHFAEGILAWTIGDRSSETFAVLWAMIRSWSCYFWVSDGCCVYPKFINPEDHIVSKAYMTRVGENTRLRHYLARLHRRTLCYSKSKEMLQISIQL; translated from the coding sequence ATGCAATGTCCCAAGAGTAAGGGAGAAAAAGTAGTAAAAAATGGACATAGATACGGCAAACAGTGCTACCAACGTAAGCAATGTAAGCATCAGTTTGTCGAATTCTATAGTAAACGAGGATATTCCGAGGATGTAAGGCAAATTTGCTTAAGAATGTACTGTAATGGCATGGGGTTTATAGCCATTGAGCGTTGTACGGGAATTGGTCACAATACCGTAATCGGTTGGGTAAAAAAGACAGGAGTAAAATTACCTGAGTCTGAGGAAATTGAGGAAGTGCCAGAGGTAGGTGAACTAGATGAACTCCAGACCTTTGTGGGTAGCAAAGAAAATAAGGTTTGGGTATGGACAGCCGTGAATCACTTTGCTGAAGGGATTTTAGCTTGGACAATAGGAGACAGGAGCAGTGAGACGTTTGCTGTTTTGTGGGCAATGATTAGAAGTTGGTCTTGCTATTTTTGGGTTAGTGATGGCTGCTGTGTTTACCCCAAGTTTATTAACCCTGAAGACCACATTGTTAGTAAAGCCTATATGACTAGGGTGGGGGAGAACACCAGATTGAGACATTACTTGGCGAGATTACATCGCAGGACTCTATGCTACTCAAAGTCTAAGGAAATGTTGCAGATTTCGATTCAGCTATGA
- a CDS encoding GNAT family N-acetyltransferase, whose translation MTQPQFKVRSATVQDVPAILSLILALADYEQLSDHVTGDCQTLQADLFGENPCIEAIVAEIEPNQIVGFALFFTSYSTFLTRRGLYLEDLFVLSEYRGIGIGKALITNLAQIVVSRGYGRFEWSVLDWNETAIAFYTHIGAEILPDWRICRVTGTALTQLAG comes from the coding sequence ATGACTCAACCGCAATTTAAGGTTCGTTCTGCTACAGTTCAAGATGTTCCAGCCATTCTCTCACTAATTCTTGCCCTTGCTGACTATGAGCAACTCTCGGATCATGTCACAGGCGACTGTCAAACACTCCAAGCAGATTTGTTTGGCGAAAATCCTTGTATTGAAGCGATCGTGGCGGAGATAGAACCAAATCAAATTGTCGGATTTGCGCTATTTTTTACCAGCTATTCTACTTTCCTCACCCGTCGCGGGCTTTATCTCGAAGATTTATTTGTACTATCGGAATATCGTGGTATCGGTATTGGCAAAGCTCTAATTACCAATCTTGCTCAGATTGTAGTATCCAGAGGTTATGGTCGCTTTGAGTGGTCAGTTTTAGATTGGAATGAAACTGCGATCGCTTTTTATACACATATTGGTGCAGAAATCCTTCCTGACTGGCGCATTTGTCGAGTTACAGGTACAGCATTAACCCAATTAGCTGGCTAG
- a CDS encoding MAPEG family protein: protein MNLTLTPSQILLYGIAIAGGLIYLPYIVVAYGRVSVGIDMNAPRAMFDRLPDYAKRATWAHQNSFEVFALFATAAITAYVTNSASDQTSLDVLIFLVARVLFSLFYILDLPWLRSPMWAISMVCIGRLFSASLF from the coding sequence ATGAACCTGACCTTAACTCCATCACAAATACTGCTCTATGGAATTGCGATCGCTGGAGGACTGATCTACTTGCCATATATTGTGGTTGCCTATGGAAGGGTGAGCGTAGGTATTGATATGAACGCACCAAGAGCAATGTTTGATCGCTTACCTGACTATGCTAAACGAGCTACATGGGCACACCAAAATTCTTTTGAAGTATTTGCCTTATTTGCGACAGCAGCTATCACAGCTTACGTCACTAACTCTGCATCTGATCAAACTTCCCTTGATGTGTTGATATTTTTGGTCGCAAGAGTTCTGTTCTCCTTGTTTTATATTCTTGATTTACCTTGGTTGCGATCGCCAATGTGGGCAATCAGTATGGTCTGTATTGGTAGATTATTCTCAGCAAGCCTTTTCTAA
- a CDS encoding phosphomannomutase/phosphoglucomutase produces the protein MQDFNWKKLQNGSDIRGVAIAGVPNEDVNLTPVIAKILGQSFVIWLSQKLSKPTFDLLISVGRDSRLSGAVLMQAVMEGITSLGSQVYDFAIASTPAMFMSTVTNGFNCDGAIMLTASHLPFNRNGLKFFTAQGGLEKKDITDILNLAEKNEFAISTSQGQITQHDFISVYANQFVTKIREAVNHPDHYEQPLQGLKIIVDAGNGAGGFYASKVLEPLGADITGSQFLDPDGTFPNHVPNPEDKVAMASICEAVIKHQADFGIIFDTDVDRSAAVDQFGKELNRNRLIALISAIVLKEHPKSAIVTDSITSDGLAKFIAEDLQGIHHRFKRGYKNVINESIRLNQSGQESWLAIETSGHGAMKENYFLDDGAYLVSKLLIELAKSKLVGKSLTDLIANLQEPVESEEFRIKIQVEDFKIVGEKAISDLQVFAATQADWQIVPHNYEGIRVSCTADDENGWFLLRISLHDPVMPLNIESNIQGGVAKIANRLFAFLQPIDGLDLSAFQK, from the coding sequence ATGCAAGATTTTAACTGGAAAAAGCTGCAAAATGGCTCAGATATTCGTGGTGTAGCGATCGCAGGTGTCCCCAATGAAGATGTCAATCTCACTCCTGTTATTGCCAAAATTCTCGGACAATCTTTTGTAATTTGGCTATCTCAAAAACTAAGCAAACCTACCTTCGATTTACTAATTTCCGTAGGGCGCGATAGCCGTCTATCAGGCGCAGTGTTGATGCAGGCAGTAATGGAAGGAATTACTTCCCTTGGTAGTCAAGTGTATGACTTTGCGATCGCCTCAACACCAGCGATGTTTATGAGTACAGTTACCAATGGCTTTAACTGTGATGGTGCAATTATGCTCACAGCAAGTCATTTGCCATTTAATCGCAATGGTTTAAAGTTTTTTACGGCTCAGGGGGGATTAGAGAAAAAAGATATTACGGATATTCTCAATCTTGCCGAAAAGAACGAGTTTGCAATCTCCACTTCTCAAGGTCAGATCACTCAGCATGATTTTATCTCAGTCTATGCGAATCAATTTGTCACCAAAATTCGTGAAGCAGTCAATCATCCCGACCATTACGAACAACCACTTCAGGGATTAAAAATCATCGTTGATGCGGGTAATGGGGCTGGTGGTTTCTATGCCAGCAAAGTCTTAGAGCCTCTTGGTGCAGATATCACAGGCAGTCAATTTCTCGATCCTGATGGTACATTTCCCAATCACGTTCCTAATCCTGAAGATAAAGTAGCAATGGCTTCCATTTGTGAAGCAGTTATTAAACATCAGGCTGACTTTGGGATTATTTTTGATACTGATGTAGATCGTAGTGCGGCGGTCGATCAATTTGGCAAAGAGCTTAATCGAAATCGATTAATTGCACTTATTTCTGCGATCGTCCTCAAGGAGCATCCCAAATCAGCTATTGTCACTGATTCTATAACTTCCGATGGACTGGCTAAATTTATTGCCGAGGATTTGCAAGGCATACATCATCGCTTCAAGCGTGGGTACAAAAATGTGATCAACGAGTCGATTCGTCTCAATCAGTCAGGGCAAGAGTCTTGGCTGGCGATCGAGACTTCAGGGCATGGCGCGATGAAGGAGAACTATTTCCTTGATGATGGTGCTTATTTGGTGAGTAAGCTCCTGATTGAATTAGCCAAGTCGAAATTAGTAGGAAAATCGCTCACCGATTTAATTGCCAATCTCCAAGAGCCTGTCGAAAGCGAAGAGTTTCGTATCAAAATACAGGTGGAAGATTTTAAGATTGTAGGAGAGAAAGCCATTAGCGATTTGCAAGTATTTGCCGCTACTCAAGCTGATTGGCAGATCGTACCGCATAATTATGAAGGTATTCGCGTTTCCTGCACGGCTGATGATGAGAATGGTTGGTTTCTACTGCGGATCTCATTACATGATCCTGTGATGCCTTTAAATATTGAATCGAATATTCAAGGTGGCGTTGCTAAGATTGCAAATCGGTTATTTGCTTTTTTGCAACCTATTGATGGATTGGATCTTTCTGCATTTCAGAAGTAA
- a CDS encoding ABC transporter ATP-binding protein, which yields MAKKKKIELKGWKSISKAMRKSLSSYRYGIKALGLSWTTSNILTVAIAIFTLMSGLLPAAIAYAGKLIVDGALLASRSGLISDRNLALSYVGFEALLIVILAAAQKGLNVSQSLLRVLLGQQVNVLILEKALTLELAHFEDSEFYDKMTQARSQASSRPLSLISRIFGLCQSALTLLTFSGLLLKFSVWAVIVLVLAAIPSFIAETKLSEHSFRLFKWRSPETRQQHYLETLLAREDYAKEVQLYQLGGMLLQRYRDIFARLYDEDRNLTIQKGVWGYLLGLLSTGTFYAAYAWIVIEAITGKISLGEMTMYLVVFRQGQATFASALTSIGGMYEDNLYLANLYEFLEQPIPKSEGYITKGIEPDGIRFENVSFFYPKSTELVLNDISLRLKHGEKLAIVGENGSGKTTLIKLLTRLYVPTSGRILLDGVDLNDWDIDVLRKRIGVIFQNFVQYQFTVGENVGVGDVERLNEYHGWEVATEKGMAKPFIENMPKGFSTQLGKWFKGGQELSGGQWQKIALSRAFMRSQADILILDEPTAAMDAEAEMNIFNHFRSLTKNQMVVLISHRFSTVRMADKIIVMADGRIIEQGSHEQLLAVDGRYAHLFSLQASGYK from the coding sequence ATGGCAAAAAAGAAAAAAATTGAATTGAAGGGATGGAAATCGATTAGCAAGGCGATGCGAAAGTCTCTGTCGAGCTATCGCTATGGTATTAAGGCTTTAGGCTTATCGTGGACAACTAGCAATATTCTCACAGTAGCGATCGCGATTTTTACGCTAATGAGTGGACTACTCCCTGCGGCGATCGCTTATGCGGGTAAGCTGATTGTTGATGGTGCGCTACTAGCTTCGCGGAGTGGTTTAATTAGTGATCGCAACTTGGCACTAAGTTATGTGGGATTTGAGGCACTTTTAATTGTGATTTTGGCGGCGGCACAAAAGGGATTGAATGTATCACAATCTTTGCTTAGAGTGCTATTAGGGCAGCAGGTGAATGTTTTAATCTTGGAGAAAGCACTCACTTTAGAACTAGCTCATTTTGAAGATTCGGAATTTTATGACAAGATGACACAGGCGCGTTCTCAAGCTTCTAGTCGTCCCTTATCCTTAATCAGCCGTATTTTTGGTTTATGTCAGTCGGCACTAACGCTCTTAACCTTTAGTGGATTGCTATTAAAATTTTCGGTTTGGGCAGTAATCGTTTTGGTATTAGCTGCCATTCCTTCTTTTATTGCGGAAACAAAGTTGTCTGAACATTCATTCCGTCTTTTTAAATGGCGATCACCCGAAACTCGTCAACAGCATTATCTAGAGACTTTATTGGCAAGAGAAGACTATGCAAAGGAAGTGCAGCTTTATCAATTGGGTGGAATGCTGTTGCAGCGCTATCGCGATATTTTTGCTCGCTTGTATGACGAAGATCGCAACCTCACGATTCAAAAGGGAGTTTGGGGTTATTTGTTAGGATTGCTTAGTACAGGAACATTTTATGCTGCTTACGCATGGATTGTAATTGAGGCGATCACAGGTAAAATCAGCTTAGGCGAAATGACAATGTATCTTGTTGTCTTCCGCCAAGGTCAAGCTACTTTTGCATCAGCGCTAACTTCCATCGGTGGAATGTATGAGGATAATCTCTATTTAGCAAATCTATATGAATTTCTCGAACAACCAATTCCTAAGTCAGAAGGTTATATCACTAAGGGCATTGAGCCTGATGGAATTAGATTTGAAAATGTTTCTTTTTTCTATCCCAAAAGTACGGAGCTAGTTTTAAATGATATTTCCCTTCGTCTCAAGCATGGGGAGAAACTAGCGATCGTTGGTGAAAATGGATCAGGCAAAACCACCTTAATTAAGCTCCTGACCAGATTATATGTGCCTACGAGTGGCAGGATTTTATTAGATGGTGTTGATCTAAATGATTGGGATATCGATGTTTTGCGAAAAAGAATCGGTGTAATTTTCCAGAACTTTGTGCAATATCAATTTACAGTTGGTGAGAATGTTGGAGTTGGGGATGTGGAACGCTTAAATGAATATCATGGATGGGAAGTTGCTACAGAAAAGGGAATGGCAAAACCCTTTATTGAAAATATGCCTAAAGGATTTAGTACGCAGCTAGGTAAATGGTTTAAGGGTGGTCAAGAACTATCGGGTGGTCAATGGCAAAAGATTGCTTTGTCCAGAGCTTTTATGCGATCTCAAGCAGATATTCTTATTCTCGATGAACCAACTGCAGCCATGGATGCAGAGGCTGAGATGAATATTTTTAATCACTTCCGTTCGCTCACTAAAAATCAGATGGTAGTTCTCATTTCCCATCGATTTTCCACTGTCCGCATGGCAGATAAAATCATCGTGATGGCTGATGGCAGAATTATTGAGCAGGGCAGCCACGAGCAGTTATTAGCTGTGGATGGACGCTATGCCCATCTTTTTTCTTTGCAGGCATCTGGCTATAAATAG